A stretch of the Euleptes europaea isolate rEulEur1 chromosome 14, rEulEur1.hap1, whole genome shotgun sequence genome encodes the following:
- the GBGT1 gene encoding globoside alpha-1,3-N-acetylgalactosaminyltransferase 1, producing the protein MVRSGATYLPYYLPCPDLFTIKLQYREEKALPPFPQLFYPQPKALQQMRTDVLTLTPWLAPVVWEGTFNSDMLDSVYKPLNLTIGVTAFAIGKYMQFVSRFLDSAEKHFMTGYRVNYYIFTDNPQELPFVRLQPGRILSLVPIKKYSHWQEISMRRMEAINLHISETIHREANYLFCLDIDMVFHNSWGTETLGEMVAAIHPGYYKVPSREMFPYERRKSSAAYISSKEGDFYYGGAVFGGLIKNVYEFTRACHMTILADKANGIMAAWQEESHLNKHFLSLKPSKLLSPEYIWDDRKPKPPELRIIRFSTVSKNYKALRN; encoded by the exons ATGGTCAGGAGTGGAGCGACCTATTTGCCATATTACCTTCCTTGCCCGGATCTCTT CACCATCAAACTACAATACAGAGAGGAAAAGGCACTTCCACCCTTTCCGCA GTTATTTTACCCTCAGCCAAAAGCTCTGCAGCAGAT GCGCACTGATGTGCTCACACTGACCCCGTGGCTGGCCCCTGTTGTCTGGGAAGGGACCTTCAACTCAGACATGCTGGACAGTGTTTACAAGCCGCTGAACCTCACCATTGGAGTGACGGCCTTTGCCATTGGGAA ATACATGCAATTTGTAAGCCGCTTCTTGGACTCTGCAGAAAAGCACTTCATGACAGGCTACCGCGTGAATTACTACATTTTCACCGACAATCCTCAAGAACTCCCCTTTGTTCGGCTTCAGCCTGGACGAATCCTCAGCCTCGTCCCCATCAAAAAATACAGCCACTGGCAAGAGATCTCCATGCGGCGGATGGAAGCCATAAACCTCCACATCTCAGAGACCATCCACCGTGAAGCAAACTACCTCTTCTGCTTGGACATTGACATGGTGTTCCATAACTCGTGGGGCACGGAGACCCTGGGGGAGATGGTAGCCGCGATCCATCCGGGCTACTATAAAGTCCCAAGTCGGGAGATGTTCCCTTATGAGAGGAGAAAGTCTTCTGCAGCCTACATCTCTAGCAAAGAGGGGGACTTCTACTATGGCGGGGCTGTCTTTGGCGGCCTGATCAAGAACGTGTATGAGTTTACCAGGGCTTGCCACATGACCATACTGGCTGACAAGGCCAACGGCATCATGGCGGCCTGGCAGGAAGAGAGCCATCTGAACAAGCACTTTCTGTCCCTTAAACCTTCAAAGCTGCTGTCGCCGGAGTACATCTGGGATGACCGGAAGCCAAAGCCTCCTGAGCTGAGGATCATACGGTTCTCAACGGTGTCGAAGAATTACAAGGCGCTAAGGAACTAG